The proteins below are encoded in one region of Sulfurospirillum tamanense:
- a CDS encoding VF530 family DNA-binding protein yields MDAQPNNPLHGVTLEKILTELEAQYGFEELARRIRIRCFTHDPSVASSLKFLRKTPWARTKVEALYVQGKARS; encoded by the coding sequence ATGGACGCGCAACCCAACAATCCCCTCCACGGCGTAACGTTGGAGAAAATACTGACCGAACTTGAAGCGCAATACGGCTTTGAGGAGCTAGCCCGCCGCATCCGCATCCGCTGTTTTACCCACGACCCTTCCGTGGCTTCATCGCTGAAATTTTTACGTAAAACCCCGTGGGCAAGGACTAAAGTGGAGGCTTTATACGTGCAAGGCAAAGCGCGTTCGTAA
- a CDS encoding DUF234 domain-containing protein: MEYFSVFEGFSPPLKDVNLPIQEAIQVFIFDHLDTLRPHMEGGLSPKAKAVLMRLAKGDRKIHSIYKKESISQLQGRAIYKQLFDAGFIQKEKTRELPLKAHPKQRLKKSLRHYHAEDKIHFCHQFARFWFTFIAPHDEVASMQKQLDLGFESYVSLGFELLSQSLLLQELSPLGAIHQGSYWDKRHEIDLLLELEDGRVIAGESKWKNRRVCKNILTALQRKCERAHLHVTHFVLFSKSGFSKELERMKDERVWLYDLNAFERLRDD; the protein is encoded by the coding sequence GTGGAGTATTTTTCCGTTTTTGAAGGCTTTTCGCCGCCGCTAAAAGACGTCAATCTTCCCATCCAAGAAGCCATCCAAGTCTTTATTTTTGACCACCTCGACACCTTGCGTCCCCACATGGAAGGCGGTCTTTCCCCTAAAGCCAAAGCTGTTCTCATGCGTCTGGCAAAAGGCGACCGTAAAATCCACTCCATCTACAAAAAAGAGTCCATTTCCCAACTCCAAGGGCGCGCCATCTACAAACAACTCTTTGACGCGGGCTTCATCCAAAAGGAAAAAACCCGCGAACTTCCCCTTAAAGCCCACCCCAAACAACGCCTCAAAAAATCCTTGCGCCATTACCATGCGGAAGACAAGATTCATTTTTGCCACCAATTTGCGCGCTTTTGGTTTACCTTTATCGCGCCTCACGACGAAGTGGCAAGCATGCAAAAACAGTTAGATTTAGGATTTGAATCTTACGTAAGCCTTGGGTTTGAACTCCTCTCTCAGTCTCTTTTACTGCAAGAACTCTCTCCTTTAGGTGCTATACACCAAGGGAGTTATTGGGACAAGCGCCACGAAATCGACTTGCTACTGGAGCTTGAAGATGGGCGCGTGATTGCAGGAGAGTCTAAGTGGAAAAATCGTAGAGTGTGCAAAAATATCCTCACCGCATTGCAACGCAAATGCGAACGTGCACACTTACATGTAACCCATTTTGTGCTCTTTTCCAAAAGCGGGTTTAGCAAGGAACTAGAACGCATGAAAGACGAACGGGTGTGGCTGTATGACTTAAACGCCTTTGAAAGGTTGCGTGATGATTGA
- a CDS encoding sensor histidine kinase has product MIDEQFLNSLSTPEKESFKQGLEALINQTYVIEEEYKTLNESYLSLQTFIRQIVETLPNALWVLDVSGEIFLQNSEAEANAGLLEHIDTTQGHHEVEFNEATYLIKIVQKGDKTIISATDITGEKRKERLASMGQVAAHLSHEIRNPIGSISLLTSTLFKKVDIATKPIVLEMKKAIWRVERIIKATLLFSKGIQPSMGSFFLDELGAECEEALSHYTYTKEIALKVDLPHLAYQGDKDLLSLVFQNLLFNAIDAIEEDDNDTGTITLSYVKEGEFHCLDMHDSGKPIENSNILFEPFKTTKTKGNGLGLALSLQIIQAHEGLITLQENPKAFRILLP; this is encoded by the coding sequence ATGATTGACGAACAATTTTTAAATTCACTAAGTACTCCCGAAAAAGAGAGTTTCAAACAAGGCCTTGAAGCCCTCATTAACCAAACTTACGTCATCGAAGAAGAGTACAAAACCCTCAACGAATCCTATCTTTCTTTGCAGACTTTTATCCGTCAAATTGTCGAAACTCTACCCAACGCCTTGTGGGTGCTAGATGTTTCAGGGGAGATTTTTTTACAAAACAGCGAAGCCGAGGCTAATGCTGGCCTACTCGAACACATCGACACCACACAAGGGCACCACGAGGTAGAATTCAACGAGGCCACCTACCTTATCAAAATCGTGCAAAAAGGCGACAAAACTATCATCTCTGCCACCGACATTACAGGCGAAAAACGCAAAGAACGCTTGGCCTCCATGGGGCAAGTGGCCGCCCACCTTTCCCACGAAATCCGCAACCCCATCGGTTCTATTTCCTTGCTCACTTCCACTTTGTTCAAAAAAGTGGACATTGCCACCAAGCCCATTGTTTTAGAGATGAAAAAAGCCATCTGGCGGGTGGAGCGCATCATTAAAGCTACCCTACTCTTTTCCAAAGGTATCCAGCCTTCTATGGGCTCTTTTTTTCTGGATGAACTAGGTGCTGAATGCGAAGAAGCTCTGTCTCACTACACCTACACCAAAGAGATTGCCCTCAAAGTGGATCTCCCCCATCTTGCCTACCAAGGAGACAAAGACTTACTCTCCTTGGTCTTTCAAAACCTTCTTTTTAACGCCATTGATGCCATCGAAGAAGACGACAACGACACAGGCACCATCACCCTTTCTTACGTAAAAGAAGGTGAATTTCATTGCCTTGATATGCACGATTCTGGCAAGCCTATTGAAAACTCCAACATCCTCTTTGAACCCTTTAAAACCACCAAAACCAAAGGCAACGGCCTAGGCCTTGCTCTTTCTTTGCAAATCATTCAAGCCCATGAAGGTCTCATCACGCTTCAAGAAAATCCCAAGGCATTTCGCATCTTGCTTCCTTAG
- a CDS encoding P-II family nitrogen regulator yields MKFVNLTIIAPSDYEDKLKVITKEAGASGATIVQGRGYGHAEKKSFFSLTFEGNHVIITQILEEKISKAILKAIKKGIQEGELDAIAYTSPINHIVGLNTCTLKKFEETIKQEGAV; encoded by the coding sequence ATGAAGTTTGTCAACTTGACCATCATAGCCCCTTCTGATTATGAAGATAAGCTAAAAGTCATCACCAAAGAAGCGGGTGCTAGTGGCGCAACAATCGTCCAAGGACGCGGCTACGGTCACGCAGAGAAAAAGAGTTTTTTCTCCCTTACCTTCGAGGGCAACCATGTCATTATCACCCAAATTCTTGAAGAAAAAATCTCCAAAGCCATCCTTAAAGCTATCAAAAAGGGGATTCAAGAGGGGGAATTAGATGCCATTGCCTACACCTCTCCCATTAATCACATTGTCGGACTCAACACCTGCACCCTTAAAAAATTTGAAGAAACTATCAAACAAGAAGGAGCCGTCTAA
- a CDS encoding CBS domain-containing protein yields the protein MQSPILVEQIMRPNVNVIDPCASLKDALTMMRDRRVHSLIVAKSYEHDAYGIITNTQILQKILAEDGDVELINVYDIYSKPVFSVSAKIDIRHAAKLMLEHNIKRVAVTDNNELKGVLSTTDLTKYLISLLE from the coding sequence ATGCAATCCCCTATCCTCGTCGAACAAATCATGCGCCCCAATGTCAATGTCATTGACCCATGTGCTAGCCTCAAAGATGCGCTGACAATGATGCGCGACCGAAGAGTCCATTCCCTCATTGTGGCCAAAAGCTACGAACACGACGCTTATGGCATCATCACCAACACCCAAATCCTTCAAAAAATCCTTGCTGAGGATGGGGATGTTGAGCTCATTAATGTCTATGACATATACAGTAAACCCGTCTTTTCGGTCTCGGCTAAAATCGACATTCGCCATGCCGCCAAACTCATGCTAGAACACAACATCAAACGGGTTGCAGTAACGGACAATAATGAGCTCAAAGGTGTTTTATCCACAACGGATTTAACCAAATACCTCATTTCGCTTTTGGAATAA
- a CDS encoding DUF1538 domain-containing protein, with protein MNALLHEFLKTLKESFLNLLPIILIIVGFQLLVFQTLPPNTSSIVLGFGIVVLGVAFFLMGLEIGVFPLGNSLSSEFLERRSLVLFALFGFALGFSASIAEPAIIAVATQAQTITHGALNALTLRLIIAFSVGVITAFGIIRSLLGWPIAKIIIGGYVIVLLITYFAPKEIIGLAYDSGGVATNVATVPLIVALGIGIASALQGRNVLKDGFGFVALAAITPMISIQLYAILVLGDDFSASAQTLIQEAPKAEVSFSLLTILADLFKTFTNILPILGTIVVFQYLVLRKHLPNLGRVIIGFGMLVVGLYGFIVGIKLGLFPIGESLARSLVEKDNVYFIYLFAFLIGFGTTMAEPALVAVIKQADRYANVRLNVGMIRLLVALGVGCGILLGTYKIVHGYDIWLLITLLYGIVVLCTLFAPPQMAAFAFDLGGVTTSEITVPIVTAFGLYLATNIEGRDALMDGFGLIAFASVFPMITVLGYSILSVFIAKIIRPTP; from the coding sequence ATGAACGCATTGCTTCATGAGTTTCTCAAAACCCTTAAAGAGTCGTTTTTAAACCTCTTGCCCATTATTCTCATCATTGTAGGGTTTCAGCTTCTCGTGTTTCAAACATTACCCCCCAATACTTCCAGCATTGTTTTGGGGTTTGGCATTGTAGTGCTTGGTGTAGCTTTTTTTCTTATGGGTCTTGAAATAGGCGTGTTTCCTTTGGGAAATAGCCTATCAAGCGAATTTTTAGAGCGCCGTTCTTTGGTGCTTTTTGCTCTGTTTGGGTTTGCCCTCGGGTTTTCGGCTTCCATTGCAGAACCTGCCATCATTGCTGTGGCCACCCAAGCCCAAACTATCACCCACGGCGCTCTTAACGCACTCACCCTTCGGCTTATTATCGCCTTTTCTGTGGGAGTCATCACCGCCTTTGGTATTATCCGCTCTTTACTCGGCTGGCCTATTGCTAAGATTATCATTGGGGGGTATGTAATTGTCTTACTCATCACCTATTTTGCTCCCAAAGAAATCATCGGCCTAGCGTATGATTCAGGCGGGGTCGCGACCAATGTGGCTACTGTGCCCCTCATCGTCGCTCTTGGCATTGGCATTGCTTCGGCGTTGCAAGGGCGCAACGTCCTTAAAGACGGGTTTGGGTTTGTGGCTCTTGCTGCCATCACGCCGATGATTAGCATCCAACTCTACGCTATCTTGGTGCTTGGCGATGACTTTAGCGCTTCGGCCCAAACCCTTATTCAAGAAGCCCCCAAGGCCGAGGTTTCCTTCTCTTTGTTAACCATACTGGCAGACCTGTTTAAAACTTTTACCAATATTTTGCCCATCCTTGGGACTATTGTTGTTTTTCAATACCTCGTTCTCAGAAAACACCTGCCCAACCTTGGGCGTGTTATTATTGGTTTTGGAATGCTTGTGGTGGGGCTTTATGGGTTTATTGTGGGGATTAAATTAGGACTTTTCCCCATAGGAGAATCCCTTGCGCGCTCCTTGGTTGAAAAAGACAATGTTTACTTCATCTACCTTTTTGCCTTTTTGATTGGCTTTGGCACCACCATGGCCGAACCCGCTCTTGTAGCTGTCATCAAACAAGCCGACCGCTACGCCAATGTACGCCTTAACGTGGGTATGATTCGCCTTTTGGTGGCGCTGGGTGTGGGATGTGGGATTTTGCTAGGAACGTACAAAATCGTTCACGGCTATGATATTTGGCTACTCATCACGCTACTTTATGGGATTGTGGTGTTGTGTACACTTTTTGCGCCACCCCAAATGGCCGCCTTTGCTTTTGACCTTGGCGGTGTTACCACCTCCGAAATCACCGTTCCTATTGTTACGGCATTTGGACTCTATCTTGCTACCAACATTGAAGGTCGTGATGCCCTAATGGACGGTTTTGGGCTGATTGCTTTTGCTTCGGTATTTCCCATGATTACCGTCCTTGGCTACAGTATTCTTTCAGTATTTATCGCTAAAATAATAAGACCGACACCCTAG
- a CDS encoding universal stress protein produces MPHREKCVLVATDFSSRSFEVITKAHAFATASKMPLHVVHAIEESFFTRIPDLEQAKENALKELQSHFPFITKEVFHCDKGKVEEVIGACTNALNTSVVFLGSGGEKGGLKDLFMGSSTKAIVRALSAPVLVVKTHKEVQSNKILIPTDFSESSRWHIHAVRTLFPDASLLLLHVYTVPFGNRLSMYGVKKGEINVLAENLKINAQNEGMVFFESLGESKENAELLVREGGLDTSLFTSIATMHGIGLIALHTTGNISFFAFDLLQETDKDVLITTI; encoded by the coding sequence ATGCCACACAGAGAAAAATGTGTTCTTGTTGCCACCGATTTTTCGTCACGCAGCTTTGAGGTTATCACTAAAGCACACGCTTTTGCCACCGCCTCCAAGATGCCTTTACATGTAGTACATGCTATTGAAGAGAGTTTTTTTACTAGAATTCCCGATTTAGAACAAGCCAAAGAAAATGCCCTAAAAGAGCTACAGTCTCACTTTCCTTTCATCACCAAAGAGGTCTTTCATTGCGACAAAGGAAAGGTTGAAGAAGTTATTGGCGCTTGCACAAATGCACTAAATACCAGTGTTGTTTTTTTGGGAAGTGGCGGCGAAAAGGGAGGGCTTAAAGACTTGTTTATGGGCTCTTCCACCAAGGCTATTGTTCGCGCCCTTAGTGCGCCTGTACTTGTAGTCAAAACCCACAAAGAGGTCCAATCAAACAAAATCCTCATTCCAACCGATTTTAGCGAATCCTCAAGATGGCATATTCATGCGGTTAGAACCCTCTTTCCAGACGCTTCGCTTTTACTCTTACATGTATACACAGTGCCTTTTGGCAATCGGCTTAGCATGTACGGAGTAAAAAAAGGCGAGATTAATGTATTGGCTGAAAACTTAAAAATAAACGCTCAAAACGAAGGAATGGTTTTTTTTGAATCTCTTGGAGAAAGCAAAGAAAATGCCGAGCTACTGGTGCGCGAAGGGGGGCTTGATACAAGCCTTTTCACCTCCATTGCCACCATGCATGGCATTGGGCTTATCGCCCTTCACACCACGGGAAATATCAGCTTTTTTGCCTTTGACTTGTTGCAAGAAACCGACAAAGACGTGCTCATCACAACTATTTAA
- the dnaE gene encoding DNA polymerase III subunit alpha: MSEPRFTHLHLHTEYSLLDGANRIKDLAKALKSQGVGSVAITDHGNMFGAIDFYQTMKKEGIKPIIGMEAYLHNQDELGDKSVKQRFHLCLYAKNLTGYKNLMYLSSQSFIEGFYYYPRINKKLLREHSEGLVCSAACLQGEVNWHLNLNSPRNVQFGAKGYERAKEVALEYKEIFGEDFYLEIMRHGIEDQHYIDDAVLRLAKETGIKLIATNDTHYPFKDYAEPHEAFMCIAMNKEFDDPKRLRHSVHEFFLKSPQQMARLFADIPEALENTQEIVEKCNLELDLGNPTPPNFKFTLEYAKAEGVELPEPRVMYSLENDKVLFAHLCQKGLEKRLLHVKESEHQTYQERLHVEIEIINNMKFPGYMLIVWDFIKEAKVRDIPVGPGRGSAAGSLVAFSLEITDIDPMPYNLLFERFLNPERVSMPDIDVDFCQSRRGEIITYVVEKYGRYNVAQVITFGKMLAKGVIRDVARVLGVPYAEADRMAKLIPDELGITLNGKGEEGDKDFKAGAFQKEEKLRELIQTNPTSARVWKFALALEGLNRNAGMHAAGVVISNEELWHKTPLYKPSGEEHLVTQYSLKYLEDVDLIKFDFLGLKTLTVIDNAIKLIKNRFGKVINWAEISMEEPKVYETIQSGHTIGLFQIESGGMQQLNAKLKPTSFEDVIAVLALYRPGPMESGMLNDFIERKHGRAEIEYAFPELEPILKPTYGVIVYQEQVMQIVQTIGGFSLGGADLVRRAMGKKIKEEMDNLKSQFAQGAAQKGLDKAKAADLFDLIVKFAGYGFNKSHSAAYAMITYQTAWLKTFYPQEFMAALLTSEQDNTDKIVKYIDEVKRLKIELLPPSVLNSQIAFTGGKTQEGEDAIIFGLGAVKGIGHGAIRSIIEAREERPFESLSDFISRVDTQKVNKKVLEALIKSGSLDCFGYTRRALFDQVEIIIDAAHKSSQAKKMAENSLFGENEEMTRVAIEIERLGEYSLKHLLVLEKESIGFYISGHPLDDFKAEMEGLSYTLSSEFDSIEDGSNAMVVGKVEEVVTKFSKKGNRFAIVSLMDLHGNVEVTLFEKDLQKLEGMNLDEPLAFKVAVNRDDQFVRIRSLKIMTLDAARSQKVETKMREIPEEPMIVTLNMEESLERLEALYQLVRSHPGNRPLTLTLTSKLQDVIIETQLSVGDSFAAALEASGEVA, encoded by the coding sequence GTGAGCGAACCCCGATTTACCCATTTGCATCTCCATACAGAATATTCTCTACTTGATGGCGCGAACCGCATCAAAGACCTCGCCAAAGCCCTTAAATCCCAAGGTGTTGGCTCAGTGGCCATCACAGACCATGGCAACATGTTTGGGGCGATTGATTTTTACCAAACCATGAAAAAAGAGGGCATCAAGCCCATTATCGGCATGGAAGCGTACTTGCACAACCAAGACGAGTTGGGAGATAAAAGCGTCAAGCAACGCTTTCACTTGTGTTTGTATGCTAAAAATCTTACGGGTTACAAAAACCTCATGTACCTCTCTTCTCAAAGTTTTATTGAAGGCTTTTACTACTACCCCCGAATCAACAAAAAACTCTTGCGCGAACACTCGGAGGGGTTAGTTTGCTCCGCGGCATGTTTGCAAGGAGAAGTAAACTGGCACCTTAACCTCAACAGCCCTCGCAACGTCCAATTTGGGGCCAAAGGATACGAGCGCGCCAAGGAAGTGGCACTGGAGTACAAAGAGATTTTTGGGGAAGATTTTTACCTTGAAATCATGCGCCATGGCATCGAAGACCAGCACTACATCGACGATGCGGTGTTGCGACTTGCCAAAGAGACAGGCATTAAGCTCATCGCCACTAACGACACCCACTACCCTTTTAAGGACTACGCAGAACCCCATGAGGCGTTTATGTGTATCGCCATGAATAAAGAGTTTGATGACCCCAAGCGGTTACGCCACTCGGTGCACGAGTTTTTTCTCAAATCCCCTCAACAAATGGCGCGGCTGTTTGCAGATATCCCCGAAGCCCTTGAAAACACCCAAGAAATCGTGGAAAAATGCAACTTGGAGCTCGACCTTGGCAATCCAACACCGCCAAATTTTAAATTTACCCTCGAATACGCCAAGGCCGAAGGGGTGGAACTTCCTGAACCTAGGGTTATGTACAGCCTTGAAAACGACAAAGTCTTGTTTGCGCATTTGTGTCAAAAGGGATTAGAAAAACGGCTCTTACATGTAAAGGAATCAGAACACCAAACTTACCAAGAACGCTTACATGTAGAGATTGAGATTATCAACAACATGAAATTTCCCGGCTACATGCTCATCGTTTGGGATTTTATCAAAGAAGCCAAGGTGCGCGACATTCCCGTGGGACCAGGACGAGGTTCTGCCGCGGGAAGTTTGGTGGCGTTTTCCCTTGAAATCACCGACATCGACCCCATGCCTTACAACCTGCTATTTGAACGATTTTTGAATCCAGAACGTGTGAGCATGCCGGATATCGACGTGGACTTTTGCCAAAGCAGGCGTGGGGAAATCATCACATATGTGGTGGAAAAATACGGCCGATACAACGTGGCCCAAGTCATCACCTTTGGTAAAATGCTAGCAAAGGGCGTCATCCGTGATGTTGCGCGTGTACTGGGCGTGCCTTACGCAGAAGCGGATCGCATGGCTAAACTCATCCCCGATGAACTTGGCATTACGCTCAATGGCAAAGGAGAAGAGGGGGATAAGGATTTTAAAGCAGGGGCGTTTCAAAAAGAAGAAAAACTGCGCGAACTCATCCAAACCAATCCCACGTCAGCGCGGGTGTGGAAGTTTGCCCTTGCCCTTGAGGGCCTTAACCGAAACGCGGGGATGCACGCGGCAGGTGTGGTGATTTCCAATGAGGAATTGTGGCATAAAACCCCGCTGTACAAGCCTTCTGGCGAAGAACATTTGGTTACGCAGTATTCGCTAAAGTACCTTGAAGACGTGGACTTAATCAAATTTGACTTTTTGGGTCTAAAGACTCTCACGGTTATCGACAATGCCATTAAACTCATCAAAAACCGTTTTGGCAAGGTGATTAACTGGGCGGAAATTAGCATGGAAGAGCCCAAGGTGTATGAAACCATCCAAAGCGGGCACACCATCGGCTTGTTCCAGATAGAATCCGGCGGTATGCAACAACTCAACGCCAAGCTCAAACCCACGAGCTTTGAAGACGTGATCGCGGTCTTGGCTTTGTATCGCCCAGGCCCGATGGAATCAGGGATGCTCAATGATTTCATTGAGCGTAAGCATGGACGGGCTGAGATTGAGTACGCCTTTCCTGAACTTGAGCCTATCTTGAAACCCACCTATGGGGTTATCGTCTACCAAGAACAGGTTATGCAGATTGTGCAAACCATCGGCGGTTTTAGCCTTGGCGGAGCGGACTTGGTGCGTCGGGCCATGGGGAAAAAGATTAAAGAAGAGATGGATAATCTCAAAAGCCAGTTTGCGCAAGGTGCGGCGCAAAAAGGGCTTGATAAAGCCAAAGCAGCGGATTTGTTTGACCTTATTGTCAAGTTTGCAGGCTACGGATTTAACAAGTCTCACTCCGCGGCGTACGCGATGATTACGTACCAAACGGCGTGGCTAAAGACCTTTTACCCGCAAGAATTCATGGCCGCCTTGCTCACGAGCGAGCAAGATAACACAGATAAGATTGTCAAATACATTGATGAGGTGAAACGCCTTAAAATCGAGCTTCTTCCTCCTTCAGTGCTCAATTCACAAATTGCGTTTACAGGGGGAAAAACCCAAGAAGGAGAAGACGCGATTATCTTTGGCCTTGGCGCGGTGAAAGGCATTGGGCATGGGGCGATTCGCAGCATCATTGAAGCGCGCGAAGAGCGGCCTTTTGAGAGTTTGAGCGATTTTATTTCTCGAGTAGACACGCAAAAAGTCAATAAAAAAGTCTTAGAAGCGTTGATTAAATCGGGCAGTTTGGACTGTTTTGGCTACACTAGACGCGCCCTTTTTGACCAAGTGGAAATCATTATCGACGCCGCACACAAATCTTCTCAAGCCAAAAAAATGGCTGAAAATTCTCTTTTTGGTGAAAATGAAGAGATGACACGTGTTGCTATTGAGATTGAACGCCTTGGTGAATACAGCCTCAAACACCTGTTGGTGCTTGAAAAAGAGAGTATTGGGTTTTACATCTCAGGGCATCCGTTGGATGATTTTAAAGCAGAGATGGAAGGGCTTTCTTATACGCTTTCTTCGGAGTTTGACAGCATTGAAGACGGATCTAATGCGATGGTGGTTGGAAAAGTAGAAGAGGTAGTGACTAAATTTAGCAAAAAAGGCAACCGCTTTGCCATTGTTAGTCTTATGGATTTACATGGCAACGTGGAAGTAACCTTGTTTGAAAAAGATTTGCAAAAACTTGAAGGCATGAATTTGGATGAGCCTTTGGCATTTAAGGTGGCGGTTAACCGCGACGACCAATTTGTACGCATTCGCTCTTTAAAAATCATGACCCTAGACGCAGCGCGCAGCCAAAAAGTGGAAACCAAGATGCGGGAAATTCCTGAAGAGCCTATGATTGTGACACTAAATATGGAAGAGTCTTTAGAACGTCTTGAGGCACTGTATCAGTTGGTACGAAGTCATCCAGGAAATCGACCCTTAACATTAACGCTCACTTCTAAACTTCAAGATGTGATTATAGAAACGCAACTTAGTGTTGGAGACTCCTTTGCCGCAGCGCTCGAAGCCTCCGGTGAAGTTGCTTAA
- a CDS encoding glutamate--tRNA ligase family protein, translated as MIISRFAPTPSGFLHHGNALNFILTWTLVRVAEGKIHLRIDDLDTDRTKTLYVEHIFRVLEWLGLDWDEGPFSVAEFEAAFALKHRLAYYEEAKQTLLKHPLAYACECSRKEIMAQSSKGIYLFICKEKNLPLHVNTTALRVHVNPTVCEEAPRVAKEMGDFIVWRKEGLPAYQLASLMDDWRMGTTLIVRGEDLHLSTLAQRYLAHLMRAPSFLEAKVLHHPLLLDEAGEKLSKSARSSPVEFASSPAPLYRHASMLLGVFPCENAIDLCGALLQKEESPLSAFFL; from the coding sequence ATGATTATCTCTCGTTTTGCTCCCACTCCTAGCGGATTTTTGCACCACGGCAATGCTCTTAATTTTATCCTGACGTGGACGCTTGTGCGCGTTGCTGAGGGAAAAATTCATTTGCGTATTGATGATTTGGACACAGACCGCACAAAAACGCTCTACGTGGAACATATTTTTCGTGTGCTTGAGTGGTTGGGGCTTGATTGGGATGAGGGGCCTTTTAGCGTAGCGGAGTTTGAGGCAGCCTTTGCCCTAAAGCACCGTTTGGCGTACTATGAAGAGGCAAAACAGACCCTTTTAAAACATCCTTTGGCCTACGCGTGCGAATGCTCTCGCAAAGAGATTATGGCCCAATCATCTAAGGGCATTTATCTCTTTATATGTAAAGAGAAAAATCTCCCTTTACATGTAAACACAACTGCATTGCGTGTACATGTAAACCCTACTGTATGCGAAGAAGCACCGCGTGTGGCGAAAGAGATGGGTGATTTTATTGTGTGGCGCAAGGAGGGATTGCCGGCGTATCAGTTGGCGTCTTTGATGGATGATTGGCGCATGGGGACAACCCTGATAGTGCGCGGAGAAGATTTGCATCTTTCTACCCTAGCCCAACGCTACCTTGCACACCTGATGCGCGCCCCTTCTTTTTTGGAGGCAAAAGTGTTGCACCACCCTTTGCTTTTAGACGAAGCAGGAGAAAAACTTTCAAAATCTGCCCGTTCAAGTCCTGTGGAATTTGCCTCTTCTCCCGCACCCCTGTACCGCCATGCATCGATGCTTTTAGGTGTTTTTCCCTGTGAAAATGCGATTGATTTATGTGGGGCATTACTCCAAAAAGAGGAGAGCCCTTTAAGCGCTTTTTTCTTATAA
- a CDS encoding RNA recognition motif domain-containing protein — MNIYVGNLSYQMTEEELKATFAPYGAVKSAKIVVDRENNNRSKGFGFVEMESQSEGNAAIEQLNGKEIGGRELRVNEARPREPREFRGSRY; from the coding sequence GTGAACATCTATGTCGGTAATTTGTCATACCAAATGACAGAGGAAGAGCTCAAGGCGACGTTTGCACCCTATGGTGCTGTCAAAAGTGCAAAGATTGTTGTTGATCGTGAGAATAACAACCGATCTAAGGGATTCGGGTTTGTTGAGATGGAGAGCCAAAGTGAGGGCAACGCCGCCATCGAGCAACTAAACGGCAAAGAGATTGGCGGACGCGAATTGCGAGTCAATGAGGCGCGACCACGCGAACCACGTGAGTTTCGTGGATCTCGCTACTAA
- a CDS encoding NYN domain-containing protein, whose protein sequence is MEDLAHQKKIVVLIDADNAQLSKIGQILSELSSHGHIIVKRAYGDWSSRYLKNWRDLLNELAVQPVQQFAYTTGKNATDASMIIDAMDLLYTRKFDAFALVSSDSDFTKLASRLKEDEVYVFGIGERKTPVSFRNACDDFIFTENLKTEEELEKEAEANQHKERIREAARIMHQIWEKQRDEEGWVKVSEAGQIVKRLHPDFDPRSYGASKMSKLVEKLNTYFEVRKSQGKGTTTIIEYRFRKGVSLEHD, encoded by the coding sequence GTGGAAGATTTAGCCCATCAAAAAAAAATCGTCGTGTTGATTGATGCTGATAATGCGCAACTGAGTAAAATCGGACAAATTTTAAGTGAACTCTCCTCCCATGGGCACATTATTGTTAAGCGTGCTTACGGGGATTGGTCGAGTCGCTATTTGAAAAATTGGCGAGATCTACTCAATGAACTTGCTGTACAGCCAGTGCAACAGTTTGCTTACACTACGGGAAAAAATGCCACCGATGCCTCGATGATTATCGATGCGATGGATTTACTTTATACGCGAAAATTTGACGCCTTTGCACTAGTTTCAAGCGATAGTGATTTTACCAAGCTTGCCTCACGCCTCAAAGAAGATGAGGTGTACGTATTTGGGATAGGTGAGCGCAAAACCCCTGTTTCTTTTCGCAATGCCTGCGATGATTTTATTTTTACCGAAAACCTTAAAACCGAAGAAGAACTTGAAAAAGAAGCCGAAGCCAACCAACACAAAGAGCGTATCCGCGAAGCGGCCAGAATCATGCATCAAATTTGGGAAAAACAGCGCGACGAAGAGGGTTGGGTAAAGGTATCTGAAGCAGGCCAAATTGTGAAACGTCTGCATCCAGATTTTGACCCGCGAAGCTACGGAGCAAGCAAAATGAGCAAGCTAGTGGAAAAACTAAATACTTATTTTGAAGTACGCAAAAGCCAAGGCAAAGGAACCACAACAATCATCGAGTACCGTTTTCGCAAGGGTGTGAGTCTTGAGCATGATTAA